Proteins encoded within one genomic window of Acinetobacter sp. WCHA55:
- the gatB gene encoding Asp-tRNA(Asn)/Glu-tRNA(Gln) amidotransferase subunit GatB, whose protein sequence is MAQAQKQSPKSAKSNLIDGWEVVIGIEIHTQLATNSKIFSGSSTEFGQDPNTQASLVDLAMPGVLPVLNKQVVDLAIRFGLGIDAYIDQASVFARKNYFYPDSPKGYQISQMDNPIVGLGHIDIQLDDGTVKRIGVTRAHLEEDAGKSIHDQFDGMSGIDLNRAGTPLLEIVSEPDMRSVEEAVAYIKAIHTLVRWLGISDGNMAEGSFRADCNVSLRRPGQPFGTRCELKNLNSFRFIEQAINVEIERQMEILEWDGTVDQETRLFDPVKMETRSMRSKEEANDYRYFPDPDLLPVIIPDAQIEAARAALPELPAARRERFVADFGITEYDAHVLTLTREMSEFYEAVVQAAGGAAQGKVSANWVMGEFSGALNKAGLELADSPVSAEQLGGMIARIVDNTINGKIAKQVFGFMWEEGKTADAIIAEKGLKQETDTGAIEAIIKDVLAANEKMVEEYKSGKEKAFNGLVGQVMKAAKGKANPAQVNELMKKLIG, encoded by the coding sequence ATGGCACAAGCTCAAAAACAATCCCCAAAATCAGCAAAATCAAACTTGATTGATGGTTGGGAAGTGGTCATCGGGATTGAGATTCACACTCAACTTGCGACCAATTCTAAAATTTTCTCAGGTTCTTCGACTGAATTTGGTCAAGACCCGAACACACAAGCCAGCTTGGTTGATTTAGCCATGCCGGGTGTTCTGCCTGTGTTAAATAAACAAGTGGTGGATTTAGCGATTCGTTTCGGTTTAGGCATTGATGCCTACATCGACCAAGCGTCTGTATTTGCACGTAAAAATTACTTCTACCCAGACTCACCAAAAGGCTACCAAATTAGCCAGATGGACAACCCGATTGTGGGCTTGGGTCATATCGACATTCAACTGGATGACGGTACAGTGAAACGCATTGGTGTGACCCGTGCCCATCTTGAAGAAGATGCGGGTAAATCCATTCATGACCAGTTTGATGGTATGTCGGGCATCGACTTGAACCGTGCAGGTACACCTTTATTAGAAATCGTGTCTGAGCCAGACATGCGTTCGGTAGAAGAAGCGGTTGCCTACATTAAAGCGATTCATACCTTGGTGCGCTGGTTGGGTATTTCTGACGGTAACATGGCAGAAGGTTCGTTCCGTGCCGACTGTAACGTGTCTTTACGTCGTCCGGGTCAGCCGTTTGGTACGCGTTGTGAATTGAAAAACCTCAACTCATTCCGTTTCATTGAGCAAGCGATCAATGTTGAAATTGAACGCCAAATGGAAATTTTGGAATGGGATGGCACGGTCGACCAAGAAACTCGTTTGTTCGACCCTGTGAAAATGGAAACGCGTTCAATGCGTTCGAAAGAAGAAGCGAACGATTACCGCTACTTCCCAGACCCTGACTTGTTGCCTGTGATTATTCCAGATGCGCAAATTGAAGCAGCGCGTGCGGCATTGCCTGAGTTACCTGCGGCACGTCGTGAGCGTTTTGTGGCGGACTTTGGCATAACTGAGTACGATGCGCACGTGTTAACACTGACCCGTGAAATGTCTGAGTTTTATGAAGCCGTAGTTCAAGCTGCTGGCGGTGCTGCACAAGGTAAAGTGTCTGCAAACTGGGTCATGGGTGAATTCTCAGGTGCTTTAAATAAAGCAGGCTTAGAGTTGGCAGATTCCCCTGTTTCGGCTGAACAGTTGGGTGGCATGATTGCACGTATTGTGGACAACACCATTAACGGTAAGATTGCGAAGCAAGTGTTTGGCTTTATGTGGGAAGAAGGCAAAACTGCCGATGCCATTATTGCTGAAAAAGGCTTGAAGCAAGAAACTGACACTGGTGCGATTGAAGCGATTATTAAAGATGTGCTTGCAGCCAACGAGAAGATGGTTGAAGAGTACAAGTCTGGTAAAGAGAAAGCCTTTAACGGTCTTGTGGGTCAAGTGATGAAAGCTGCAAAAGGCAAAGCTAACCCTGCACAAGTAAATGAATTAATGAAGAAGTTGATTGGTTGA
- a CDS encoding DUF4231 domain-containing protein: MKVFFAKFFCRKQSSDEPENFKLKFPGLYECASDVSEKEQKIYLRMIKAEYLLLFITSVTALLKFETKFLIATVVLVFGLLACQLFRSFKKPEQTWYRARALAESVKTITWRYVMGSAPFNDISIKNDEKISTREFLQRLEEIKKVNDFDSIAPIANSNLVHSDAITDSMKIVRTYSLDEKKKFYREHRIQNQRIWYATKAESNKKANRNWLVCIVVLIVVYLIAMFLVASNHIQKDDWFSNVEPILIVITALIGWVQIKKHGELASSYILTAHEIQKLIQELSLLGDNPEEFEQFVDSAEQAFSREHTQWVARKKF, translated from the coding sequence GTGAAGGTTTTCTTTGCTAAGTTTTTCTGTCGTAAGCAGTCTTCGGATGAGCCAGAGAATTTCAAGTTAAAATTTCCTGGCTTATACGAATGTGCAAGTGATGTTTCAGAAAAAGAACAAAAAATATATCTGCGTATGATAAAAGCAGAATATTTATTGTTGTTTATTACTTCAGTTACTGCTTTATTAAAGTTTGAAACTAAATTTCTTATAGCTACAGTGGTCTTGGTATTTGGTTTACTTGCTTGCCAATTATTCCGAAGTTTTAAAAAACCAGAGCAAACTTGGTATCGTGCAAGAGCTTTGGCTGAGTCTGTTAAAACCATTACATGGCGGTATGTAATGGGGTCTGCACCGTTTAATGATATTTCGATTAAAAACGATGAAAAGATATCCACAAGAGAGTTCTTACAAAGGCTGGAAGAGATCAAAAAGGTGAATGATTTTGACTCGATCGCACCTATAGCGAATTCTAATTTGGTTCATTCAGATGCCATAACAGATTCAATGAAAATTGTCCGTACTTATTCATTAGATGAAAAGAAAAAGTTTTATAGAGAACATCGTATTCAAAATCAGAGGATATGGTATGCAACAAAAGCTGAAAGTAATAAAAAGGCAAATCGTAATTGGTTGGTATGTATTGTAGTGCTAATAGTAGTGTATTTGATTGCTATGTTTTTAGTGGCATCAAACCATATACAAAAAGATGATTGGTTTAGTAATGTTGAACCTATATTGATTGTAATAACAGCTTTAATAGGTTGGGTGCAAATTAAAAAACATGGTGAGCTAGCGAGTTCATATATTTTAACAGCACATGAAATACAAAAGTTGATACAAGAACTTTCATTACTCGGGGATAATCCTGAAGAGTTTGAGCAGTTTGTGGATTCAGCAGAACAAGCATTTTCTAGAGAACATACACAATGGGTTGCTCGGAAAAAATTTTAA
- a CDS encoding TIR domain-containing protein: MSHRLFISHSWKYSEKYCRAVKFLDDTPNFEWSNSSVPEDDAFEDMSIDDLKKQLTRQISYAQCVVILAGMYTNHSFWIQYEIDEAIRMGKPIVALVPWGAERTPVKVILAADKVVGWNGKSVTSAINELIEQRKSA, encoded by the coding sequence ATGTCACACCGTTTATTCATAAGCCACTCTTGGAAATATAGTGAAAAATACTGCCGAGCTGTAAAATTTTTAGATGATACTCCTAATTTTGAGTGGTCTAATAGCTCTGTTCCTGAAGATGATGCATTTGAAGATATGAGTATTGATGACCTAAAAAAGCAACTTACTCGACAAATTTCTTATGCTCAGTGTGTTGTCATTTTGGCAGGTATGTATACTAATCACAGCTTCTGGATTCAGTATGAAATTGACGAAGCCATTCGGATGGGTAAACCTATAGTTGCTCTTGTTCCATGGGGAGCTGAAAGAACACCAGTTAAAGTGATTCTAGCAGCAGATAAAGTTGTTGGTTGGAATGGTAAAAGTGTTACATCAGCAATTAATGAATTGATTGAACAAAGGAAGTCTGCGTGA